Proteins from a genomic interval of Clostridium sp. M62/1:
- a CDS encoding sigma-70 family RNA polymerase sigma factor, whose amino-acid sequence MKQTLYELLVSYIVENQNKFYRVAYSYARNQEDALDIVQNAVCKALESYKNLRNADAVKTWFYRILINESLAAIKQRKKELLSDDNPQKEEAYYEKGYEQQDDIKEELDRLEEDIQTIIRLRFFEELSLKEISEITGLNLNTVKTKLYRGLKLLRENIQEVS is encoded by the coding sequence ATGAAACAGACGCTGTATGAGCTGCTGGTCAGCTATATTGTAGAAAATCAGAATAAATTTTACCGGGTGGCATACAGCTACGCCAGAAACCAGGAGGATGCTCTGGACATTGTTCAGAATGCGGTCTGCAAGGCTCTCGAGTCCTACAAAAACTTAAGAAATGCCGATGCAGTGAAAACCTGGTTTTACCGGATATTGATAAATGAAAGTCTGGCAGCGATAAAGCAGAGAAAAAAGGAACTCCTGTCAGACGATAATCCTCAGAAAGAGGAGGCCTACTATGAAAAAGGTTATGAACAGCAGGATGACATCAAAGAGGAGCTGGACAGACTGGAAGAAGATATACAGACAATTATCAGGCTGAGGTTTTTTGAGGAGCTGTCATTAAAGGAAATTTCAGAGATTACAGGCCTGAATCTGAACACAGTGAAAACAAAGCTATACCGGGGACTTAAGCTTCTCCGGGAAAATATTCAGGAGGTGAGCTGA
- a CDS encoding RsiV family protein, whose product MGRLENMKSEYDNIPIPKELNARIQKEIEKSEKRLAQEKKVLRLRRRSGLRKAAAAAAAVCVVFTAALNTSTAFAEEAAQLPVIGTLARVLTFRTYESEKDGIGISVEVPTLDMIQTDTGIKVDEVNQEIYNLCRQYADEAVSRAEEYRKAFLDTGGTEEEWKAHNIQIQVGYEIKSQTDQYLSFIVRGTESWTTAYSEARYYNIDVNTGKMVTLEDLLGSDYIRIADESIGQQISSRQEAGEVFWSAEEGGFTGISENAKFYINENENPVIVFEKYEIAPGSSGEIEFEIGG is encoded by the coding sequence ATGGGAAGATTAGAAAATATGAAGTCAGAATATGACAATATACCGATTCCGAAAGAGCTGAATGCCAGAATTCAGAAGGAAATTGAAAAATCAGAGAAACGTCTGGCTCAGGAGAAGAAGGTTCTGAGGCTCAGGAGAAGAAGCGGGCTCAGAAAAGCAGCCGCTGCTGCAGCCGCCGTCTGCGTCGTATTTACAGCGGCACTTAACACAAGCACAGCTTTCGCTGAGGAGGCGGCACAGCTTCCTGTCATCGGGACACTGGCGAGAGTGCTGACGTTCCGGACTTATGAGTCTGAAAAAGATGGAATTGGAATTTCCGTGGAAGTTCCTACATTAGATATGATTCAGACAGATACGGGAATTAAGGTTGATGAAGTGAACCAGGAGATCTACAATCTTTGCAGACAGTATGCAGACGAGGCTGTATCCCGTGCCGAGGAATACAGAAAGGCGTTCCTGGATACAGGAGGAACGGAGGAAGAGTGGAAAGCTCACAACATACAGATTCAGGTGGGCTATGAGATTAAATCTCAGACAGACCAGTATCTCTCCTTCATCGTAAGAGGAACAGAGAGCTGGACGACCGCCTACAGCGAGGCAAGGTATTACAATATTGATGTCAATACAGGAAAGATGGTAACTCTTGAGGATCTGCTGGGAAGCGATTATATCAGAATCGCAGATGAGAGCATAGGGCAGCAGATAAGCAGCAGACAGGAAGCCGGAGAGGTATTCTGGTCGGCAGAGGAAGGCGGATTCACAGGTATTTCAGAAAATGCGAAATTCTATATCAATGAAAATGAAAATCCTGTAATTGTCTTCGAAAAATATGAGATCGCACCCGGTTCATCCGGTGAGATAGAATTTGAAATTGGAGGATGA